GGGCTGGCGGACGGCCGCCCGCGCACGCTGGAGGAGATAGGGCGCATCTTCGGTGTGACGCGGGAGCGGATTCGGCAGATCGAGTCGAAGACCCTCAACAAGCTGCGGGATCACGCTTTTGCGGATCAGCTCAGGGGTTATCTGGACTGATGCCGGGTGCGGGTGGGTGGGGGCTGGTCGCGCCCGCGCGGCGGAGCCGCATATTGACACAGCCCCGCGCCCCTGAGGTGGGACCAGCCCCCGTCCGCTTGTCAGTCGACCTCCGCCACCGCCTGCGCGAACTGGGCCTTGTACAGGCGGGAGTAGGCGCCGTCCGCCTCCAACAGGTCCTCGTGTGCGCCCTGTTCCACGATCGCGCCGTTCTCCATCACCAGGATCGTGTCCGCGTCCCGGATGGTGGAGAGGCGGTGGGCGATCACGAACGAGGTGCGGCCGTGGGCGAGTTTGGCCATCGCCTTCTGGATCAGCACCTCGGTGCGGGTGTCGACGGACGACGTGGCCTCGTCGAGGACCAGGATCACCGGGTCGGACAGGAACGCCCGCGCGATGGTGATGAGCTGCTTCTCACCGGCGCTGACGCCCGTGCCCTCGTCGTCGATCACGGTGTCGTACCCGTCGGGCAGCGTCCGGACGAACCGGTCGGCGTGCGCGGCGCGCGCGGCCTCCTCGATCTCGCCGCGGGTGACCTCGCGGGACGCCCCGTAGGCGATGTTCTCCGCGATGGTGCCGCCGAACAGCCAGGTGTCCTGGAGCACCATGCCGATGCCGGACCGCAGTTCGTCCCGGGACATCTTGGCGATGTCCACCCCGTCGAGGGTGATGCGCCCGCCGGAGACGTCGTAGAAGCGCATCAGCAGATTGACCAGCGTGGTCTTTCCGGCGCCCGTCGGGCCGACGATGGCGACCGTGTGACCCGGCTCCACCTTCAGCGACAGCCCGTCGATCAGCGGCTTCTCGGGGTCGTACCGGAAGGACACGTTCTCCAGCGCGACCCGTCCGCGCAGCTCCTCGGGCCGCTCGGCCTGCTCCGGGTCCGCCGACTGCTCCTCGGCGTCGAGCAGCTCGAAGACCCGCTCGGCGGAGGCGACACCGGACTGCACGAGGTTCGCCATGGAGGCGACCTGCGTCAGCGGCATCGAGAACTGGCGCGAGTACTGGATGAAGGCCTGGACGTCACCGATGGACAGGGAGCCCGAGGCGACCCGCAGACCACCCACGACCGCCACCAGCACATAGTTGATGTTCGACACGAACATCATCAGCGGCTGCATGACCCCGCTGTTGAACTGCGCCTTGAACCCGGCCTCGTACAGCGCCTCGTTCTGCTCGGCGAACTGCTGCGCCGACTCCTCCTGCCGCCCGAACACCTTCACCAGGGCGTGCCCGGTGTACATCTCCTCGACGTGCGCGTTGAGCTTGCCGGTGGTGCGCCACTGCTGCACGAAGTGCGGCTGCGAGCGCTTGCCGACGCGGGTGGCGACGACGAACGACAGCGGCACGGTCACCAGCGCGACCAGCGCCAGCAGCCAGGAGACGTAAAACATCATCACGAGCACACCGATGATCGTCAGCAGCGAGTTGATGAGCTGGCCCATCGACTGCTGGAGGGTCTGCCCGATGTTGTCGATGTCGTTCGTGGCCCGGGACAGGACCTCGCCGCGCTGGCGCTTGTCGAAGTACGACAGCGGCAGCCGCGACATCTTCGTCTGCACGTCCTCGCGCAGCCGGAACATCGTGCGGTTGACGGCCCGGTTCACCAGCCGGGTCGCCACCGCCATCAGCAGCCCCGCGACGAGGAACGCGCCGGTGGCCAGGAGCAGGACATGTCCTACGGCGGTGAAGTCGATGCCCTCACCAGGGGTGAAGTCGGTGCTGCCCAGCATGTCGGCGATCGCCGAGTCGCCGCGCTCGCGCATCCCGGCGAGGACCTCCTCCTTCGAGGCCCCGGCCGGCATCTGCCGTCCGATGATGCCGGCGAAGACCAGGTCGGTGGCCTTGCCGAGGATCCACGGCCCGATCGAGTTCAGGCCGACGCTGACGACCACACAGGCCAGCAGCCCGTAGATGGTGAACCGCTCCGGCCGGAACTGTCCGATCAGCCTCCGGCCCGACACCTTGAAGTCCAGCGAACGGCTGTCCGGGCCGCCCCCGGCCATCATCCGCCCCATGGGCCCGGCCATCAGGCAGCCTCCGCTTCCGTCAGCTGGGAGAGCACGATCTCCCGGTAGGTCTCGTTGTCCGCCATCAGTTCACGGTGTGTGCCCGTGCCGACGACCCGGCCCTCGTCGAGGACGACGATCCGGTCGGCGTCGCGGATGGTCGCCACCCGCTGGGCGACGATCACCACGGTCGCCTCCGAGGTCTCCGCGCCGAGCGCCGCGCGCAGTGCCGCGTCGGTGGCGTAGTCGAGCGCGGAGAAGGAGTCGTCGAAGAGATAGATCTCGGGCCGCTGGACCAGCGTCCGGGCGATCGCGAGCCGCTGCCGCTGACCACCGGAGACATTCGTCCCGCCCTGGGCGATGGGGGAGTCGAGGCCGTTCTCCAGCCCCTCCACGAAGCCCTTGGCCTGCGCCACCTCCAGCGCGTGCCACAGCTCCTCGTCCGTGGCGTCCGGGTTGCCGTAGCGCAGGTTGGTCGCCACGGTCCCCGCGAAGAGGTACGGCTTCTGCGGCACGAGCCCCACGGTCTTGGCCAGCAGCGTCGGCTCGACGTCCGCGACCGGGACCCCGTCGACCAGCACCTCGCCCTCGGTCGCGTCGAACAGCCGGGGCACCAGCCCCAGCAGCGTCGACTTGCCGCTGCCGGTCGAGCCGATCACGGCCGTCACCTCACCGGGCCGGGCCACCAGCTCGACCGCCTTCAGCACCGGCTCCTCGGCACCCGGGTAACGGAAGCCCGCGCCCCGGATCTCCAGGTGCCCGTGCCGGCGCAGCTCCACGACCGGCGCCACCGGCGGCACCACGCTCGACGAGGTGTCGAGGACCTCCTGGATGCGCTCGGCGCACACCTCCGCGCGCGGCACCATCATGAACATGAAGGTGGCCATCATCACGGACATCACGATCTGCATCAGATAGGCGAGGAACGCGGTCAGATCACCGATCTGCATCCCGCCGCTGTCGATGCGATGGGCGCCGAACCACACCACCGCGATCGACGACAGGTTCACCGTCGTCATCACCATGGGGAACATGAGCGCCAGCATGTTGCCGGTGGCCAGCGACATCGCGGTGAGGTCGCCATTGGATTTCCGGAAGCGCTCCTCCTCGTACCCGTCCCGCACGAAGGCGCGGATCACCCGGTTGCCGGTGATCTGCTCGCGCAGCACCCGGTTCACGGTGTCCAGGCGCACCTGCATGGTCCGGAACAGCGGTCGCAGCCGCCGTACGATCAGCGTCACGCAGATGCCCAGCGTCGGTACGACGGCGACCAGCACCGCGGACAGCGGCACGTCCAGACCGAGGGCGAGGACGATGCCGCCCACGCACATGATGGGCGCCGACACCATCAGGGTGAACGTCATCAGGGCCAGCATCTGCACCTGCTGGACGTCGTTCGTGGTCCGGGTGATCAGCGAGGGCGCGCCGAAGTGGCCCACCTCGCGGGCCGAGAACGACTGCACCCGGTCGAAGACCGCGGCCCGCACGTCCCGCCCGAGCGCCGCGGCCGTACGGGCGCCGTAGTAGACGGCCCCGATGTTGCACACCACCTGCGCCAGCGAGATCCCGATCATCAGGGCGCCGAAGGACAGGATGTAGCCCGTGTCCCCGTTCACCACGCCCTTGTCGATGATGTCGGCGTTGAGCGTGGGCAGGTAGAGGGTGGCGCAGGTCTGGAGGAACTGGAACAGCACCAGGACCGCGATGGGTTTCTTGTAGGGCCTGAGATAGGTCCGCAGAAGTCGTATGAGCACGCTACGTCTCTCGGAGTCGGCGACAGGGGCCGGAGGTGGTTGCCCCTGGCCCCTATCGTCGGACACTCCCCCCGCGTTACCTCAACCGATTAAGCCGACAGCAGTGCTCTTTACCGTCTTATGGGCGGAAGGTGTGCCGTCAGGGTCAGCCGCGGAAGGCGTTCGGGTGGGTCTGCTCGCGGACCGACACGAACTGCTGCCGCACCGCCTGCCCCACCGCCAGCTCCTCGCCGGGCTCCAGGACCTGCGCCGCGGCACCCTGCCAGGCCGGCGGGGTACGCGGGTCGAGGGAGCCCTGCGAGACCCCGAGCGCCCAGGCCGCCTGCCGGGCGGCACCGATCGCCGCGTAGTCCGCGGGCTGCGGTACGACGACCTGCGCGCCGAAGATCGCCGGTGCCGCGGCCTGCACGGCCGACAACTCGGCGGCGGCCCCCAGCAGAAAGACCCGCCGCACCTCCACGCCCCGGCCGCGCAGCACGTCGAGCGCGTCGGCGAGCCCGCACAGCATGCCCTCGAACGAGGCCCGCGCCAGATGCTCGGCCTTCATCGACTCCCGCCGCAGCCCGGCGAGGGTCCCCGCGGTGTGCGGCAGGCTCGGCGTCCGCTCGCCCTCCAGATAGGGCAGCAGCACCAGCCCGTGCGAGCCCGGCGTCGACTTCATCGCCAGCTCGGACAGGGCCTCCAGATCCGGCAGCCCGAGCAGCTCGGCGGTGCCGCGCAGGGTCCGTACGGCGTTCAGGGTGGTGACGACGGGCAGGTGCATGCCGGTCGCGTCGGCGAGGGAGGTGATCATCCCGGAGTTGTCGACGAGCGCCTCGGGGTGCACGGCCATGACGGAGCCGGAGGCCCCGAGCGACACGACGGCGTCGCCGAGCCCGATGCCAAGGCCGAAGGCGGCGGCCATGGTCTCGCCGGTCCCGGCGGAGATCAGCAGCCCCTCCGGGGTCGTACCGGCCGCGTCCGAGGGGCCGATCACCTCGGGCAGCATGGCCTGGTGACCGAGGGCCAGCTCGACGAGGTCGGTGCGGTAGGCGCCGGTGGCGGCGGACCAGTAGCCGGTGCCGGAGGCGCCGCCGCGGTCGGTGGTCCGGCGCACGGGCCGTCCGAGGAGCTGCCAGACCAGCCAGTCGTGGGCCTGGAGGAGGACGGCGGTGCGCAGCGCGGCGTCCGGCTC
This DNA window, taken from Streptomyces sp. NBC_00663, encodes the following:
- a CDS encoding ABC transporter ATP-binding protein; translation: MAGPMGRMMAGGGPDSRSLDFKVSGRRLIGQFRPERFTIYGLLACVVVSVGLNSIGPWILGKATDLVFAGIIGRQMPAGASKEEVLAGMRERGDSAIADMLGSTDFTPGEGIDFTAVGHVLLLATGAFLVAGLLMAVATRLVNRAVNRTMFRLREDVQTKMSRLPLSYFDKRQRGEVLSRATNDIDNIGQTLQQSMGQLINSLLTIIGVLVMMFYVSWLLALVALVTVPLSFVVATRVGKRSQPHFVQQWRTTGKLNAHVEEMYTGHALVKVFGRQEESAQQFAEQNEALYEAGFKAQFNSGVMQPLMMFVSNINYVLVAVVGGLRVASGSLSIGDVQAFIQYSRQFSMPLTQVASMANLVQSGVASAERVFELLDAEEQSADPEQAERPEELRGRVALENVSFRYDPEKPLIDGLSLKVEPGHTVAIVGPTGAGKTTLVNLLMRFYDVSGGRITLDGVDIAKMSRDELRSGIGMVLQDTWLFGGTIAENIAYGASREVTRGEIEEAARAAHADRFVRTLPDGYDTVIDDEGTGVSAGEKQLITIARAFLSDPVILVLDEATSSVDTRTEVLIQKAMAKLAHGRTSFVIAHRLSTIRDADTILVMENGAIVEQGAHEDLLEADGAYSRLYKAQFAQAVAEVD
- a CDS encoding ABC transporter ATP-binding protein, translating into MLIRLLRTYLRPYKKPIAVLVLFQFLQTCATLYLPTLNADIIDKGVVNGDTGYILSFGALMIGISLAQVVCNIGAVYYGARTAAALGRDVRAAVFDRVQSFSAREVGHFGAPSLITRTTNDVQQVQMLALMTFTLMVSAPIMCVGGIVLALGLDVPLSAVLVAVVPTLGICVTLIVRRLRPLFRTMQVRLDTVNRVLREQITGNRVIRAFVRDGYEEERFRKSNGDLTAMSLATGNMLALMFPMVMTTVNLSSIAVVWFGAHRIDSGGMQIGDLTAFLAYLMQIVMSVMMATFMFMMVPRAEVCAERIQEVLDTSSSVVPPVAPVVELRRHGHLEIRGAGFRYPGAEEPVLKAVELVARPGEVTAVIGSTGSGKSTLLGLVPRLFDATEGEVLVDGVPVADVEPTLLAKTVGLVPQKPYLFAGTVATNLRYGNPDATDEELWHALEVAQAKGFVEGLENGLDSPIAQGGTNVSGGQRQRLAIARTLVQRPEIYLFDDSFSALDYATDAALRAALGAETSEATVVIVAQRVATIRDADRIVVLDEGRVVGTGTHRELMADNETYREIVLSQLTEAEAA
- a CDS encoding xylulokinase, with the translated sequence MGIVAGLDSAPDFTRIVVCDADTGAVLRQGYAPHPVEGRPSDVDPQAWLLSLGEAAGGGLLEGVQAIGVSAQQNAVVPLDAQGNTVRPALVGSDKRAQVAAADLIDALGGREAWAQAVGCVPQAPQPVTKLRWLVKNEPDAALRTAVLLQAHDWLVWQLLGRPVRRTTDRGGASGTGYWSAATGAYRTDLVELALGHQAMLPEVIGPSDAAGTTPEGLLISAGTGETMAAAFGLGIGLGDAVVSLGASGSVMAVHPEALVDNSGMITSLADATGMHLPVVTTLNAVRTLRGTAELLGLPDLEALSELAMKSTPGSHGLVLLPYLEGERTPSLPHTAGTLAGLRRESMKAEHLARASFEGMLCGLADALDVLRGRGVEVRRVFLLGAAAELSAVQAAAPAIFGAQVVVPQPADYAAIGAARQAAWALGVSQGSLDPRTPPAWQGAAAQVLEPGEELAVGQAVRQQFVSVREQTHPNAFRG